The sequence below is a genomic window from Falco rusticolus isolate bFalRus1 chromosome 8, bFalRus1.pri, whole genome shotgun sequence.
ACCGGGGGCTGAGCATGGCCACCGCCACCGCCGGCCAGGGGGGCGGGCGACAAGGGCGACAGAGGGGCAGGGGTGTCGCGGGAaggggcggggaaggggggggcacTGACCGTGTCCAGCAGAGCGGGCGGCTCCGGCTGCGTCTCCTtcgccgcggggccgggcggcggcgggaagTTGGGGCTGAAAACCATCAGGTCGCTCTTGCCCGCGCCGTCCGTCACGCACAGGCTCCGGCTCTGGCGCTGCGAGTACGACCAGCTCCCCACCTCGCTGGCGCACACCAGCGTCGCCGGCCCGGGCCCCGACAGCACGGCCGCCCGCGGCGCCCACCGCGACGCCCCGTACAGCACCACGGCCAGCAGGAACATGCTCGACACCGCGCAGATGGCCACCACCAGCCACACGTTCGTCgacgccgccgccgccgccgccgcgtcGCCCTCCGCGCCCGCGGCCGCacgcagccccggccccggccccgacTAGCCCGCGGCCGCCAGCGCCGCCTCGGCGCCCTCCACCAGCGACACGCTCAGCGTGGCCGTGACCGAGCGCGCCGGCTCCCCGTGGTCCCGCACCACGATGACCAGCCGCTGCCGCGGGCCGTCCGCCTCCTCCAGCGCCCGCGCCGTGCTCACCTCGCCGCTGTACAGCCCCACGCGGAACGGGCCCTTCCCCCGCGGCTCCCACAGCTCGTAGCGCAGCCACGCGTTGTAGCCCGAGTCCGCGTCCACCGCGCGGATCTTCGCCACCACCTGCCCCGCCGGCGCCCCCCACGCCGCCCACGCCCACAGCGCCCCCGAGCCCGGCCCCGACGCCGCCtcgcccgcggccccggggcccggcccgccgccggcaggaggcagcagcgcCGGCGCGTTGTCGTTCTCGTCCACCACGAAGAGCTGCACCGTCGCGTTGCCGCACAGCGGCGGCTCCCCCGCGTCCACCGCCCGCACCTCGaactgcagcacctgcagctcctcGTAGTCCAGCGGCTGCAGCGCCCACAGCCGACCGCTCTCCGCGTCCACCGACACGTAGCTCGACGCCGACCGCCACACCCCGCCCGAcaccgcgccgccgccgccctccgccACCGAGTAGCTCACGCGCCCGTTGCCCGCCTCGTCCGGGTCCCGCGCCCACAGCCGCGCCAGCTCCGCGCCCGCCGCGTTGTTCTCCCGCGCCAGCACCGTGTACACGGCCTGCGCGAACGCCGGCGCGTTGTCGTTCACGTCCGACACCGGCACGCGCACCCCGCGGCTGGCGCGCAGCGGCGGCGCCCCGCCGTCCTCCGCCCGCACCTCCACCTCGTACTCCGCCACCCGCTCGCGGTCCAGCGCCTCCCGCAGCACCAGCGAGTACGAGCCCGCGAACGTCGCCACCAGCCCGAACGGCGACGCCGGCCACACCGCGCACCGCACGCGACCGTTCGCCCCCGAGTCCCGGTCCGACACGCTCAGCAGCGCCACCACCGTCCCCACCGCCGCGTCCTCCGGCACCGGCACCGACAGCGACGTCACCCACACCTCCGGCGCGTTGTCGTTCACGtccagcacctccagctccaCGCTGCAGTGACCCGACAGCGGCGGCCAGCCTTTGTCTCTCGCTTCGATCTCCAGGTCATACGACTGAACGTCCTCGAAATCCAGGGCACGGGCAGTCCGTATAACCCCCTCTTTTCTATCAATTATAAAAATGTCCTCAATTCTGGACGAAATCGCATCGATAAACGAATAATATATCTCTCCATTTATCCCCTCATCTTTGTCTGTCGCCGTTAGCTTGAAAAACACA
It includes:
- the LOC119152339 gene encoding LOW QUALITY PROTEIN: protocadherin alpha-2-like (The sequence of the model RefSeq protein was modified relative to this genomic sequence to represent the inferred CDS: substituted 1 base at 1 genomic stop codon), with the translated sequence MGVWWAPAVRVLVLQAAWALGGGQVRYSVPEEAKAGTVVGRLAQDLGLEAGEAEARRLRLVAQGRRASVEVSGASGALVVSSRLDREELCGKSAPCALRLEVLVERPLRVFHVELEVTDINDNAPLFPAARKNLSLSENSPAGSRFPLEGASDADIGANAQLSYALSPNEHFVVEVKSKDEKKISVILVLTKPLDRESVAVHRLVLTASDGGRPPLTGTVELVISVLDANDNAPQFNQSVYKAQLPESAAPGTVFFKLTATDKDEGINGEIYYSFIDAISSRIEDIFIIDRKEGVIRTARALDFEDVQSYDLEIEARDKGWPPLSGHCSVELEVLDVNDNAPEVWVTSLSVPVPEDAAVGTVVALLSVSDRDSGANGRVRCAVWPASPFGLVATFAGSYSLVLREALDRERVAEYEVEVRAEDGGAPPLRASRGVRVPVSDVNDNAPAFAQAVYTVLARENNAAGAELARLWARDPDEAGNGRVSYSVAEGGGGAVSGGVWRSASSYVSVDAESGRLWALQPLDYEELQVLQFEVRAVDAGEPPLCGNATVQLFVVDENDNAPALLPPAGGGPGPGAAGEAASGPGSGALWAWAAWGAPAGQVVAKIRAVDADSGYNAWLRYELWEPRGKGPFRVGLYSGEVSTARALEEADGPRQRLVIVVRDHGEPARSVTATLSVSLVEGAEAALAAAGXSGPGPGLRAAAGAEGDAAAAAAASTNVWLVVAICAVSSMFLLAVVLYGASRWAPRAAVLSGPGPATLVCASEVGSWSYSQRQSRSLCVTDGAGKSDLMVFSPNFPPPPGPAAKETQPEPPALLDTVSAPPFPAPSRDTPAPLSPLSPAPLAGGGGGHAQPPVPEGGGRWAGAGGS